Proteins from one Hydrogenophaga sp. SL48 genomic window:
- a CDS encoding ABC-type transport auxiliary lipoprotein family protein yields the protein MTHPHPARHALPPGRAGGVARWCWLAALLPLLAACAGTLLPKPAPAPTRFTLDTGPASAPAASARTAAADAPTLTVDLPRAAPGYDSRRMVYQRRPQQMEAFAFHEWVEPPAQMLAPLLVRALQDQGGFRAVLRAPSAAAGGWRLETELLRLHQDFSQRPSQVRLSVRAVLLNSATRQAVAWREFDVSVAATSDDPVAGAAAAQAAARQLSTEVAAFSAERAR from the coding sequence ATGACACACCCCCACCCCGCACGCCACGCGCTGCCCCCCGGCCGCGCCGGCGGCGTTGCCCGCTGGTGCTGGCTCGCCGCGCTGCTGCCGCTGCTGGCGGCCTGCGCCGGCACCTTGTTGCCCAAGCCGGCCCCCGCCCCCACGCGCTTCACGCTGGATACCGGCCCCGCTTCGGCTCCCGCGGCCAGCGCGCGAACGGCGGCCGCGGACGCGCCCACGCTCACGGTGGACCTGCCGCGCGCGGCTCCGGGTTACGACAGCCGGCGCATGGTCTACCAGCGACGGCCGCAACAGATGGAGGCCTTCGCCTTCCACGAGTGGGTGGAGCCACCGGCGCAGATGCTCGCCCCCTTGCTGGTGCGCGCGCTGCAGGACCAGGGAGGCTTTCGCGCCGTGCTGCGCGCACCGTCGGCCGCTGCGGGCGGCTGGCGGCTGGAAACCGAGCTGCTGCGCCTGCACCAGGACTTCAGCCAGCGGCCCAGCCAGGTGCGCCTGAGCGTGCGCGCCGTGCTGCTGAACAGCGCCACGCGCCAGGCCGTGGCCTGGCGGGAGTTTGACGTCAGCGTGGCCGCGACCAGCGACGACCCGGTGGCCGGTGCCGCGGCGGCGCAGGCGGCCGCGCGGCAGCTGTCCACCGAGGTGGCCGCGTTCAGCGCGGAGCGGGCGCGCTGA
- a CDS encoding sulfate/molybdate ABC transporter ATP-binding protein, whose amino-acid sequence MSIQIRNVNKHFGTFQALRDVNLDIASGELLALLGPSGCGKTTLLRIIAGLETPDTGSIHFSGEDTTDVHVRERNVGFVFQHYALFRHMSVFENVAFGLRVKPRGERPSDAQIKQKVTDLLKLVQLDWLADRYPSQLSGGQRQRIALARALAVEPQVLLLDEPFGALDAKVRKELRRWLRRLHDELHVTSIFVTHDQEEALEVADRVVLMNKGVVEQCGSPQDVWDHPASPFVYGFLGDVNLFHGRAHEGLLHLDGVAIHTPEHAGAQNAQAFAYVRPHDLDVQRHTPGASGIVATLSRAIVVGPIARLELQPVENNHPAGHDPLIEAQIPALQFRELGLQEGETLVVSPRKARVFLHPEKA is encoded by the coding sequence ATGAGCATCCAGATCCGCAACGTCAACAAACACTTCGGCACCTTCCAGGCCCTGCGCGACGTCAACCTCGACATCGCCTCCGGCGAGCTGCTCGCGCTGCTCGGCCCCTCGGGCTGCGGCAAGACCACGCTGCTGCGCATCATCGCGGGCCTTGAAACGCCCGACACCGGCAGCATCCACTTCAGCGGCGAAGACACCACCGACGTGCACGTGCGCGAGCGCAACGTGGGTTTCGTGTTCCAGCACTACGCGCTGTTCCGCCACATGAGCGTGTTCGAGAACGTGGCCTTCGGCCTGCGCGTGAAGCCGCGCGGCGAGCGCCCGAGCGACGCGCAGATCAAGCAGAAGGTGACCGACCTGCTCAAGCTGGTGCAGCTCGACTGGCTGGCCGACCGCTATCCCTCGCAGCTCTCCGGCGGCCAGCGCCAGCGCATCGCCTTGGCCCGTGCCCTTGCTGTGGAGCCTCAGGTGCTGCTGCTCGACGAGCCCTTCGGCGCGCTCGACGCCAAGGTGCGCAAGGAACTGCGCCGCTGGCTGCGCCGCCTGCACGACGAGCTGCACGTGACCAGCATCTTCGTCACCCACGACCAGGAAGAGGCGCTGGAGGTGGCCGACCGCGTGGTGCTGATGAACAAGGGCGTGGTGGAGCAGTGCGGTTCACCGCAGGACGTGTGGGACCACCCGGCCAGCCCGTTCGTGTACGGCTTCCTGGGCGACGTGAACCTGTTCCACGGCCGTGCACATGAGGGCTTGCTGCACCTCGATGGCGTGGCCATTCACACGCCCGAACACGCCGGCGCGCAGAACGCACAGGCCTTCGCCTACGTGCGCCCGCACGACCTCGACGTGCAGCGCCACACGCCGGGCGCCAGCGGCATCGTCGCCACGCTCAGCCGCGCCATCGTGGTCGGCCCCATCGCGCGCCTGGAGCTGCAGCCGGTGGAGAACAACCACCCGGCCGGGCACGACCCGCTGATCGAAGCGCAGATCCCCGCGTTGCAGTTCCGCGAGCTGGGCCTGCAGGAAGGCGAGACGCTCGTGGTGTCGCCGCGCAAGGCGCGCGTGTTCCTGCACCCCGAAAAGGCCTGA
- the cysW gene encoding sulfate ABC transporter permease subunit CysW: MSQNTIRSAQRGTTEAPWVRYTLTGVALVFMFLFLVLPLAAVATEALRKGWDAYAEALREPDAWSAIRLTFITALVAVPLNLVFGVSAAWCIAKYEFKGKSFLTTLIDLPFSVSPVVAGLIYVLVFGAQGWFGPWLAEHDIKIVFAVPGIILATIFVTFPFIARELIPLMQAQGNDEEQAAQVLGATGWQTFWYVTLPNIKWGLIYGVILCNARAMGEFGAVSVVSGHIRGQTNTMPLHVEILYNEYQSVAAFAVASLLALLALVTLAIKSVAEWRMESELKAQAELPPERPTPALGATAGSAH, from the coding sequence ATGAGTCAGAACACCATCCGCAGCGCCCAGCGCGGCACCACCGAAGCGCCCTGGGTGCGCTACACGCTCACCGGCGTCGCGCTGGTGTTCATGTTCCTGTTCCTCGTGCTGCCGCTGGCGGCAGTGGCGACCGAGGCCCTGCGCAAGGGCTGGGACGCCTATGCCGAAGCGCTGCGGGAGCCGGACGCCTGGTCCGCCATCCGGCTCACCTTCATCACCGCGCTGGTGGCCGTGCCGCTGAACCTGGTGTTCGGCGTGTCGGCGGCCTGGTGCATCGCCAAGTACGAGTTCAAGGGCAAGTCCTTCCTCACCACGCTGATCGACCTGCCGTTCTCGGTGTCGCCCGTGGTGGCCGGCCTGATCTACGTGCTGGTGTTCGGCGCGCAGGGCTGGTTCGGCCCCTGGCTGGCCGAGCACGACATCAAGATCGTTTTCGCCGTGCCCGGGATCATCCTGGCCACCATCTTCGTCACCTTCCCCTTCATCGCGCGCGAACTCATCCCGCTGATGCAGGCCCAGGGCAACGACGAGGAGCAGGCGGCGCAGGTGCTCGGTGCCACCGGCTGGCAGACCTTCTGGTACGTGACCCTGCCCAACATCAAGTGGGGCCTGATCTACGGCGTGATCCTGTGCAACGCGCGGGCCATGGGCGAGTTCGGCGCGGTGAGCGTGGTCTCGGGCCACATCCGCGGCCAGACCAACACGATGCCGCTGCATGTCGAGATCCTCTACAACGAGTACCAGTCGGTGGCCGCATTCGCCGTGGCCTCGCTGCTGGCCCTGCTGGCGCTGGTGACCTTGGCCATCAAGTCGGTGGCCGAGTGGCGCATGGAAAGCGAACTCAAGGCCCAGGCCGAGCTGCCGCCCGAGCGGCCCACCCCTGCGCTGGGCGCCACCGCCGGCAGCGCCCACTGA
- the cysT gene encoding sulfate ABC transporter permease subunit CysT, producing the protein MTSAVLPPGVASSSASPRRTPVRVLPGFNLTLGFTVFYLCLIVLIPLSALVFKTFTLTWPQFWEAVTAPRVLASYRLTFGASFIAALVNVVFGLLVAWVLVRYSFPGKKIVDALVDLPFALPTAVAGISLTALLAGNGWIGSLLEPHGIQLAFNPNGIVIALIFIGLPFVVRTVQPVLEDAEKELEEAATCLGATRWQTFSRVIFPSIAPALLTGFAMAFARAVGEYGSVIFIAGNMPMVSEITPLIIISKLEQYDYAGATAVATVMLIISFVLLLVINGLQSWQRKRSAGNSQ; encoded by the coding sequence ATGACTTCTGCTGTGTTGCCCCCCGGGGTGGCGTCTTCTTCAGCTTCGCCTCGCCGCACGCCGGTGCGGGTGTTGCCCGGCTTCAACCTCACGCTGGGCTTCACGGTGTTTTACCTGTGCCTGATCGTGCTGATCCCGCTGTCGGCACTGGTCTTCAAGACCTTCACGCTGACCTGGCCGCAGTTCTGGGAGGCGGTCACCGCGCCGCGTGTGCTGGCCTCGTACCGGCTCACCTTCGGCGCCTCGTTCATCGCGGCGCTGGTCAACGTGGTGTTCGGCTTGCTGGTGGCCTGGGTGCTGGTGCGCTACAGCTTCCCGGGCAAAAAGATCGTGGACGCGCTGGTGGACCTGCCGTTCGCGCTGCCCACGGCCGTGGCCGGCATCTCGCTCACCGCGCTGCTGGCCGGCAACGGCTGGATCGGCTCGCTGCTGGAGCCGCACGGCATCCAGCTCGCCTTCAACCCCAACGGCATCGTGATCGCGCTGATCTTCATCGGCCTGCCCTTCGTGGTGCGCACGGTGCAGCCGGTGCTCGAAGACGCCGAGAAGGAACTGGAAGAGGCCGCCACCTGCCTGGGTGCCACGCGCTGGCAGACCTTCAGCCGCGTGATCTTCCCGAGCATCGCGCCCGCGCTGCTGACCGGTTTTGCCATGGCCTTCGCGCGTGCCGTGGGTGAATACGGGTCGGTCATCTTCATCGCCGGCAACATGCCCATGGTGTCCGAGATCACGCCGCTGATCATCATCAGCAAGCTCGAGCAGTACGACTACGCCGGTGCCACGGCCGTGGCCACGGTGATGCTGATCATTTCCTTCGTGCTGCTGCTGGTCATCAACGGTTTGCAAAGCTGGCAGCGCAAGCGTTCGGCAGGGAACTCCCAATGA
- a CDS encoding sulfate ABC transporter substrate-binding protein: MKTSFQLTLGAIAFAAASLASAQTTLLNVSYDVAREFYKDLNTAFVASHKKATGKDIKVDQSHAGSSAQARAVADGLDADVVTMNTTTDVDFLAEKGVVAKDWRQKFPNNAAPTSSTMLFLVRQGNPKGIKDWDDLIKPGVQVVVVNPKTGGNGRMAYLAAWGQVRAKGGTDAQAAEFVGKLYKNVPVLARGGRDATGVFLQRNIGDVLVTFESEVVSVDNEFGKGKVDAIHPSASIVAENPVAIVERTVAKKGTAADAKAYLDFLYSAEGQEIAAQHNIRPRNEAVLKKYAAAFKPIKLFTVNEYFGSLAEAQKVHFNDGGQFDKLYTTGK, from the coding sequence ATGAAAACAAGCTTCCAGCTCACCCTCGGCGCCATCGCCTTCGCCGCCGCCTCGCTCGCCTCGGCCCAGACCACGCTGCTGAACGTGTCCTACGACGTGGCGCGCGAGTTCTACAAAGACCTCAACACCGCCTTCGTCGCGAGTCACAAGAAGGCCACCGGCAAGGACATCAAGGTCGATCAGTCGCACGCCGGCTCCAGCGCGCAGGCGCGGGCCGTGGCCGACGGCCTGGACGCCGACGTGGTGACCATGAACACCACCACCGACGTGGACTTCCTGGCCGAGAAGGGCGTGGTCGCCAAGGACTGGCGCCAGAAATTCCCGAACAACGCCGCGCCCACCAGCTCCACCATGCTGTTCCTCGTGCGCCAGGGCAACCCCAAGGGCATCAAGGACTGGGACGACCTCATCAAGCCCGGCGTGCAGGTGGTGGTGGTCAACCCCAAGACCGGCGGCAACGGGCGCATGGCCTACCTCGCGGCCTGGGGCCAGGTGCGCGCCAAGGGCGGCACCGACGCGCAGGCCGCCGAGTTCGTGGGCAAGCTCTACAAGAACGTGCCGGTGCTGGCGCGCGGCGGGCGCGACGCCACCGGCGTCTTCCTGCAACGCAACATCGGCGACGTGCTCGTGACCTTCGAGTCCGAGGTGGTGTCGGTGGACAACGAGTTCGGCAAAGGCAAGGTCGATGCGATCCACCCGAGCGCGTCCATCGTGGCCGAGAACCCGGTCGCCATCGTCGAGCGCACCGTGGCGAAAAAGGGCACGGCGGCCGATGCCAAGGCCTACCTCGATTTCCTCTATAGCGCCGAAGGCCAGGAGATCGCGGCCCAGCACAACATCCGCCCGCGCAACGAAGCGGTGCTGAAGAAGTACGCCGCCGCGTTCAAGCCCATCAAGCTGTTCACCGTCAACGAGTACTTCGGTTCGCTGGCCGAAGCGCAGAAGGTGCACTTCAACGACGGCGGGCAGTTCGACAAGCTGTACACCACAGGCAAGTAA
- a CDS encoding RBBP9/YdeN family alpha/beta hydrolase yields MSSPTVIIVPGWRNSGAGHWQSLWTERLPNVLRVEQDDWVSPRQRAWVRRLTDTIEQAPGPVVVVAHSLGCIATTHLPPEVAARIQGALLVAPADPERRGVLADFAPVPYQKLPYRSVLVASSNDPYCPVRLAGAYARAWGSEFVRLNDAGHINVESGHGEWPLGLALLQSLGADVTPALPVAVAA; encoded by the coding sequence ATGTCTTCTCCCACCGTGATCATCGTGCCCGGCTGGCGCAACTCCGGCGCCGGCCACTGGCAAAGCCTCTGGACCGAACGCCTGCCGAACGTCTTGCGCGTCGAGCAGGACGACTGGGTCAGCCCGCGCCAGCGTGCCTGGGTGCGGCGCCTGACCGACACCATCGAGCAGGCCCCCGGCCCGGTGGTGGTGGTCGCGCACAGCCTGGGCTGCATCGCCACCACGCACCTGCCGCCCGAGGTGGCGGCCCGCATCCAGGGCGCGCTGCTGGTCGCGCCCGCCGACCCGGAGCGCCGCGGCGTGCTGGCCGACTTCGCGCCTGTTCCGTACCAGAAGTTGCCGTACCGCAGCGTGCTGGTGGCCAGCAGCAACGACCCGTATTGCCCGGTGCGCCTGGCCGGGGCCTACGCCCGCGCCTGGGGCAGCGAGTTCGTGCGGCTCAATGATGCGGGGCACATCAACGTGGAGTCCGGTCATGGCGAATGGCCCCTGGGCCTGGCCCTGTTGCAGTCGCTGGGCGCCGACGTCACACCCGCCCTTCCGGTGGCCGTGGCCGCCTGA
- a CDS encoding Lrp/AsnC family transcriptional regulator, translating into MDTELDVFDRKILDLVQKDCQLNAEVIAEAVGLSASAVQRRLRRMRQDKTISAEVAVVNPQAVGHTMSFLAGLEIKDNYEALPRIRLWAQTEPAVQQVYYVTGSFDIMMVVVARDVKAYDALAARLMAEVPQVVRMTTHVVIDAMKVGLYVPLDQG; encoded by the coding sequence ATGGACACCGAACTGGACGTTTTTGACCGGAAGATCCTGGACCTGGTCCAGAAGGACTGCCAGCTCAACGCCGAGGTCATCGCGGAGGCGGTGGGTCTGTCGGCTTCCGCCGTCCAGCGGCGCCTGCGTCGCATGCGCCAGGACAAGACCATCAGCGCCGAGGTGGCGGTGGTGAACCCGCAGGCGGTGGGCCACACCATGAGCTTCCTCGCCGGGCTGGAGATCAAGGACAACTACGAGGCGCTGCCGCGCATCCGCCTGTGGGCACAGACCGAACCGGCGGTGCAGCAGGTCTACTACGTGACCGGCAGCTTCGACATCATGATGGTGGTCGTGGCACGCGACGTGAAGGCCTACGACGCGCTTGCGGCCCGGCTGATGGCCGAGGTGCCGCAGGTGGTCCGCATGACCACGCACGTCGTGATCGACGCGATGAAGGTGGGGCTGTACGTGCCGCTGGACCAGGGCTGA
- a CDS encoding transporter substrate-binding domain-containing protein, producing the protein MSRSLLSGLVAGVLSFAGAAHAEDVVRIGTLSDYAPFEYRDAKGELKGMEIELAKTMCKHIQAKCEYVTMDFDALIPALKARKIDAVLAQMSITDERKKVVDFTDLFTLAPVQYVAKAGSGITEDPATLRGKTVGIYSGSSHETYLKKRLPKSQSGIAIKAYPSQDPIWLDLEAGRVQAALTDTTVAHEWLEKTGKAKGFALAGKPLNDVAMFGEGTGIAVRKGDPLRTRLNTAIKQVLTDGSFAAENKKVFPFSIAPTLK; encoded by the coding sequence GTGAGTCGTTCCCTGTTGAGTGGCCTGGTGGCCGGTGTGCTGTCCTTCGCCGGGGCCGCGCACGCCGAGGACGTGGTGCGCATCGGCACCCTGTCGGACTACGCGCCGTTCGAGTACCGCGACGCCAAGGGCGAGCTCAAGGGCATGGAGATCGAGCTGGCCAAGACCATGTGCAAACACATCCAGGCCAAGTGCGAGTACGTGACGATGGACTTCGACGCGCTGATCCCCGCACTCAAGGCCAGGAAGATCGACGCCGTGCTGGCCCAGATGTCGATCACCGACGAGCGCAAGAAGGTGGTGGACTTCACCGACCTGTTCACCCTGGCCCCGGTGCAGTACGTCGCCAAGGCCGGCTCGGGCATCACCGAAGACCCGGCCACGCTGCGCGGCAAGACCGTCGGCATCTACAGCGGCTCCAGCCACGAGACCTACCTGAAGAAGCGCCTGCCCAAGAGCCAGTCGGGCATCGCCATCAAGGCCTACCCCTCGCAGGACCCGATCTGGCTCGACCTGGAGGCGGGCCGCGTGCAGGCCGCGCTGACCGACACCACGGTGGCCCACGAGTGGCTGGAGAAAACCGGCAAGGCCAAGGGTTTCGCTCTCGCAGGCAAGCCGCTGAACGACGTGGCCATGTTCGGCGAAGGCACCGGCATCGCCGTGCGCAAGGGTGACCCGCTGCGCACGCGCCTGAACACCGCGATCAAACAGGTGCTGACCGACGGCAGCTTCGCGGCCGAGAACAAGAAGGTGTTCCCCTTCAGCATCGCGCCCACGCTGAAGTAA